The Streptomyces sp. DG1A-41 genomic sequence CGAGGCCCTCGGTCAGCAGGTCCTCGCCGATCACCAGCGGGGGCAGGAAGCGGAGCACGTTGCCGTAGGTGCCACAGGTCAGGACCAGCAGGCCCTCGGCGTGGCAGGCCTTGGCGAGTGCGGCGGTCGCCTCCGGGTTCGGCTCCTTGGTGGCGCGGTCCTTGACCAGCTCGATGGCGATCATCGCGCCACGGCCGCGGATGTCGCCGATGACGTCGAACTTCTCCTGCATGGCGGAAAGGCGCGCCTTCATCACGGCCTCGATGGTCTTCGCCCTGGCGTTGAGGTCGAGCTCCTTCATGGTCTCGATCGAGCCCAGGGCGCCCGCGCAGGCGACCGGGTTGCCGCCGTAGGTGCCGCCCAGGCCGCCGGCGTGCGCGGCGTCCATGATCTCGGCGCGCCCGGTCACGGCGGCGAGCGGCAGACCACCGGCGATGCCCTTGGCGGTGGTGATCAGATCCGGGACGATGCCCTCGTCCTCACACGCGAACCACTGCCCGGTACGGCAGAAGCCGGACTGGATCTCGTCGGCGACGAAGACGATGCCGTGGTCGGAGGCGAACGTGCGGATCGCCGGCAGGAAGCCCTTGGCCGGCTCGATGAAACCGCCTTCGCCGAGCACCGGCTCGATGATGATCGCGGCGACGTTCTCCGCGCCGACCTGCTTGCTGATCTGGTCGATGGCCTGCGCGGCGGCCTCGGGACCGGCGTTCTCGGGACCGGTCGGCCAGCGGTAGCCGTACGCCACGGGCACGCGGTACACCTCGGGCGCGAACGGCCCGAAGCCGTGCTTGTACGGCATGTTCTTGGACGTCAGCGCCATGGTCAGGTTGGTCCGCCCGTGGTAGCCGTGGTCGAACACCACGACGGCCTGCCGCTTCGTGTACGACCGCGCGATCTTCACGGCGTTCTCGACGGCCTCGGCGCCGGAGTTGAACAGCGCGCTTTTCTTGGCGTGGTCACCAGGCGTCAGCTCCGCGAGCGCCTCGGCGACCTCGACGTACCCCTGGTACGGCGTGACCATGAAACAGGTGTGGGTGAAGTCGGCGAGCTGCGCGGACGCCCGGCGCACGACGGCCTCGGCGGAGGCGCCGACGGAGGTCACGGCGATGCCCGACCCGAAGTCGATCAGCCGGTTCCCGTCGACGTCCTCGATGATCCCGCCCCCGGCCCGCGCCGTGAAAACGGGCAGCACGGACCCCACACCCTGCGCGACCGCGGCGGTACGGCGGGCCTGCAACTCCTGCGACTTCGGTCCGGGGATGGCGGTGACGACGCGACGCTCCTGCGGAAGTGCGCTCATGCGGGGCTCCTGGGTGGTGCGGACGGGATGTACAGACACTTCGCTTCTTTTGTCGCAGGCTAGGGCGGGGGGAGGGGGGTGGGCATGCTCCATGTGGGCGTTGTCGGCGGGGCGGCTTGTCCGGGGTGGACATGGCGGTCTCGTGGGCCGGTGCCCACGCCCCGGCCGTGTAAGCGGTGAACTCCCCAGGGGAGGGCGTTAGATTGGCTCGCTGATGGTGGACGGAGCGGCTGGTCAGGGGGCAAAGGCGATGGACAGCGACGGGACGCAGGAGGCGCGGGGTACGCATGCGAACCCGGTGCCGCGTCCGGCGGGGCCGCCGGAGGTGCCCGCGGTGCCGCCGAACGGCCTCAGCGGGCCGCCGAACGGCCTCAGCGCGCCGCCGGGCGGATCCGTTGTGCCGCCCCGGCCGATCCGGGCGCCCGGGGTGCCTCCGATGCCGGACGGGTCCTCCTTCCTGACGTGGCTGCGTACGCCCCGGCCCGAGGCGCCGCCCGGTGTGTGGCGGTTCGGGCACCGGCCGCGGCCCGCGGAGGAGCCCGAGGAGATCCCCACCCGGCAGCTGCTGAGCGGGGCGCTGATCGCCTTCCTGGTGGGATGGCTGATCTGGTCGCTGCTCCAGAACGGCTATCTCGGCAACTGGTGGTGGGTGCCGTTCGACCTGATCGTTCCCGACGCCTGGCGTGGTGCCGACAGCGGCATCGGCGAGACCGGCACGTTCATCGTCTACCAGGGTTACGAGCTGCTCGTCGCCCTGGCGATCATGGTCGGCGTGGCGCGGCTCGGCCGCTGGGGCGAGGTGTGGCGCCGTTTCGTCGCCCCCCGTTTCCGTCGGCCGGAATCCCAGG encodes the following:
- the gabT gene encoding 4-aminobutyrate--2-oxoglutarate transaminase, with the protein product MSALPQERRVVTAIPGPKSQELQARRTAAVAQGVGSVLPVFTARAGGGIIEDVDGNRLIDFGSGIAVTSVGASAEAVVRRASAQLADFTHTCFMVTPYQGYVEVAEALAELTPGDHAKKSALFNSGAEAVENAVKIARSYTKRQAVVVFDHGYHGRTNLTMALTSKNMPYKHGFGPFAPEVYRVPVAYGYRWPTGPENAGPEAAAQAIDQISKQVGAENVAAIIIEPVLGEGGFIEPAKGFLPAIRTFASDHGIVFVADEIQSGFCRTGQWFACEDEGIVPDLITTAKGIAGGLPLAAVTGRAEIMDAAHAGGLGGTYGGNPVACAGALGSIETMKELDLNARAKTIEAVMKARLSAMQEKFDVIGDIRGRGAMIAIELVKDRATKEPNPEATAALAKACHAEGLLVLTCGTYGNVLRFLPPLVIGEDLLTEGLDIIEQAFARI